The Zalophus californianus isolate mZalCal1 chromosome 7, mZalCal1.pri.v2, whole genome shotgun sequence genome includes a region encoding these proteins:
- the KCNK16 gene encoding potassium channel subfamily K member 16 isoform X2, whose protein sequence is MPQARLCSCWGGRVLPLLLAHVCYLLLGATVFQLLEKQAEAQSRDQVQFEKLRFLENYTCLDQRALEQFVQVIMEAWVKGVNPKGNSTNPSNWDFGSSFFFAGTVVTTIGYGNLAPSTEAGQVFCVFYALVGIPLNVVFLNHLGAGLHGHLATLERWEEQPRRSQLLQILGLALFLTLGTLVILIFPPMVFSHVEGWSFGEGFYFAFITLSTIGFGDYVVGTDPSKHYISVYRSLAAIWILLGLAWLALILPLGPLLLHRCSQLWLLSRGLSLKDRGAPGMDGLPRPQKIPISA, encoded by the exons ATGCCCCAAGCCAGGCTCTGCAGCTGCTGGGGCGGCCGGGTGCTGCCCCTGCTGCTGGCCCATGTCTGCTACCTGCTGCTTGGGGCCACGGTCTTCCAGCTGCTGGAGAAACAGGCGGAGGCTCAGTCCAGAGACCAGGTTCAGTTTGAGAAGCTGCGCTTCCTGGAGAACTACACCTGCCTGGACCAGCGGGCCCTGGAGCAGTTTGTGCAG GTCATCATGGAAGCCTGGGTGAAGGGTGTGAACCCCAAAGGCAACTCCACCAACCCCAGCAACTGGGACTTCGGCAGCAGTTTCTTCTTTGCAGGCACGGTTGTCACCACCATAG GATACGGTAACCTGGCGCCCAGCACGGAGGCAGGCCAGGTCTTCTGTGTCTTCTACGCCCTGGTGGGCATCCCGCTCAACGTGGTCTTCCTCAATCACCTGGGTGCAGGGCTGCATGGCCACCTGGCTACCCTGGAGAGGTGGGAAGAGCAGCCCAGGCGCTCCCAG CTGCTGCAGATCCTGGGCCTGGCTCTGTTCCTGACCCTGGGGACGCTGGTCATTCTCATCTTCCCGCCCATGGTCTTCAGCCATGTGGAGGGCTGGAGCTTTGGGGAAGGCTTCTACTTCGCCTTCATCACTCTCAGCACCATCGGCTTCGGGGACTATGTTGTTG GCACAGACCCCAGCAAGCATTACATCTCGGTGTACAGAAGCCTGGCTGCCATCTGGATCCTCCTGGGCCTGGCGTGGCTGGCGCTGATCCTCCCCCTAGGCCCTCTGCTTCTGCACAGGTGCTCCCAGCTCTGGCTGCTCAGCAGGGGACTCAGCCTCAAGGACCGGGGAGCCCCCGGGATGGATGGGCTCCCCAGACCTCAGAAGATCCCCATCTCTGCGTGA